One stretch of Dokdonia sp. Hel_I_53 DNA includes these proteins:
- a CDS encoding toxin-antitoxin system YwqK family antitoxin has protein sequence MRKVYLNIIFIFLISCAEKDWKEIHYPNGNVKVRVQLDKDGIPNGIHEEFFESGKLKLRSTSTNGKLLDTVKVYSQDGYLKEKGLMRNGLKDSWWSELDKKGNKYIDREYVIKNNDTILENQIKKYKDNGELDLTSSWFFNVKVEDSLSNGKLNGKVTYHSNFKPEDQFLYMVVNKDTFYGRNNEISFSVKIENQDTIQLSGEIFEEVLAVEKINDTLSSLKQETYNKYFKQKFIVVDSVVSKTRDLKKLRYL, from the coding sequence ATGAGAAAAGTCTATTTAAATATTATTTTTATTTTTCTAATTAGCTGTGCTGAGAAGGATTGGAAAGAGATTCATTATCCAAATGGAAATGTTAAGGTTAGGGTTCAATTAGATAAAGATGGAATTCCAAATGGTATACACGAAGAGTTCTTTGAATCTGGGAAATTGAAATTGCGATCTACCAGCACCAACGGTAAGCTCTTAGATACAGTTAAAGTCTATTCACAAGACGGGTATTTAAAAGAGAAAGGGTTGATGCGAAATGGACTTAAAGATTCTTGGTGGTCTGAATTAGATAAAAAAGGGAATAAGTACATAGATAGAGAATATGTAATCAAGAATAATGACACTATTTTAGAGAATCAAATAAAAAAATATAAAGATAATGGGGAGTTAGATTTGACTTCTAGTTGGTTCTTTAATGTAAAGGTTGAAGATAGTTTGTCTAACGGAAAGCTTAATGGAAAAGTAACCTATCATTCTAACTTTAAGCCTGAGGATCAATTTTTATATATGGTAGTCAATAAGGATACTTTTTATGGAAGAAATAATGAAATTTCTTTTTCTGTAAAAATAGAGAATCAAGACACTATTCAACTTTCAGGTGAAATTTTTGAAGAAGTTTTGGCAGTAGAAAAAATCAACGATACTCTTTCTTCTTTAAAACAGGAAACCTATAATAAGTATTTTAAACAAAAGTTTATTGTTGTTGATTCGGTTGTATCAAAAACAAGAGATTTAAAAAAGCTCAGATATTTATGA
- a CDS encoding helix-turn-helix domain-containing protein, whose amino-acid sequence MVKIGTSGDIIGRYEHDEVKPSIEVASKIADELGVSVDFLLGKVEVEVDNTLLKRVLEVQQMDEEDKDHILYTLDALIKNVRLKSIA is encoded by the coding sequence ATGGTAAAAATAGGAACCTCTGGGGATATTATAGGACGTTATGAACATGACGAAGTAAAACCATCTATAGAGGTTGCTTCTAAGATCGCAGACGAGCTAGGAGTCTCTGTAGACTTCTTATTGGGTAAGGTGGAAGTAGAAGTAGATAACACCCTCTTAAAACGTGTGCTAGAGGTACAGCAGATGGACGAGGAAGATAAAGACCATATTCTCTATACACTTGATGCGCTTATTAAAAATGTGAGACTTAAATCTATTGCATAA
- a CDS encoding DUF2723 domain-containing protein, with translation MTDFNFTKYNKILGWAVFAIALITYSLTVEPTASFWDAGEYISTSSKLEIGHPPGAPLYQILGAFVSMFAPDATYIALAVNYLSCLSSAFTILFMFWSLTLLLSRVLTLNNEVVTKTKQLAILASAFIGSLAFSFTDSFWFNAVEAEVYAPAAFVMSLLFYLGLLWERDMLLPRGNRWLILIAFIVGLSFGIHFMGLLTIPAIGLLYFFKNTEKVTIKNFGIALVIVVAVLMFIFKLLLPYTLAIFGNLEVFFVNSIGLPFNSGTIIAGLLLIALFYYGLTLSRKRNYPLLHTMLLCTLYVFIGFSSWMMLPIRANAGTTINENNPANARSLLAYYNREQYPETKLFYGPQFTSDYSGLDADEPYVDKPKLYEKDEELGKYVVVNEWRKAKQNLDSDHNAFLPRMWSPENSVNYMQYTGPLKFRIKYDPEMPEEERAYIQDVVTQFKLDYADGKVSYDGYNAFLKSTVGRYLDVEKPSFGANMNYLFSFQFSYMYWRYFMWNFVGRQNDIQGKGDDFNGNWLSGIDFIDSAFLGSQENLPSDVLENKARNTYYFLPLLLGLLGLLFHASKDWKRFVVLLVFFLFTGLALKVYLNERAFEPRERDYALVGSFYVFAMWIGFGVYALFDILKDFIKPKVALPITAIVCLLAAPVLLASQNWDDHDRSGRKTALAMAKKYLDSVDENAILFTIGDNDTFALWYAQEIEGYRTDVRVVNTSLINTDWYYDQMKRKAYKSDPVPSTLDHDKYSADNREALFYQPIVTDTVMPISQWMNWVASDDPRTKVELQNNQFINTFPSKRVRIPVSKESVLNNRIVPVEDGNDIVPYIDIELNGDVLYKNRLLMLDIIASNNWERPIYFTGGSFGDDDYLWMKDFLQLDGVTYKLLPINTPIDPRNPYDMGRVDADKMYDIVMNWSWGNSGDPSIYHDRETRTNAITYRGNMARLVEQLLQENKPEKAKKVMDLAMEKMPVDIFEFYTLVEPYITGYYEIGEKQKARDIWQQIATKYQEQLFYFSTLTEEKQLQYFDEIYTNVEKYRSLVDLLIINDDRELFEKEALIFDNYMKTFPYLLGDEEQSEGYSEDSLETVPNSGGFDKPIDSAVQNALDINNE, from the coding sequence ATGACAGACTTCAACTTTACGAAGTATAATAAAATATTAGGATGGGCAGTTTTTGCAATCGCCCTTATCACCTATTCTCTTACCGTAGAGCCTACGGCTAGCTTTTGGGATGCTGGAGAGTATATCTCTACCTCATCAAAACTAGAAATAGGACACCCACCGGGAGCTCCATTATATCAAATACTAGGCGCTTTTGTTTCTATGTTTGCACCAGACGCTACCTACATTGCTCTTGCAGTAAATTACCTTTCTTGCCTCTCAAGTGCTTTTACGATACTATTCATGTTCTGGTCACTTACGCTTTTACTATCACGTGTGCTTACGTTAAACAATGAGGTTGTTACAAAAACAAAACAGCTAGCCATATTAGCTAGTGCATTTATAGGATCTCTTGCTTTTTCATTTACAGATAGTTTTTGGTTTAATGCGGTAGAGGCAGAAGTATATGCACCCGCAGCATTTGTGATGTCACTATTATTTTACCTTGGGCTACTTTGGGAACGCGACATGCTACTTCCTAGAGGTAATCGCTGGTTAATACTTATCGCCTTTATCGTAGGATTATCTTTTGGGATTCACTTTATGGGATTACTTACCATTCCAGCTATTGGGCTTCTATATTTCTTTAAAAATACAGAAAAAGTAACCATTAAAAACTTCGGTATTGCTTTAGTAATTGTAGTGGCAGTATTAATGTTTATATTCAAATTATTGCTTCCATACACACTTGCTATTTTTGGAAATTTAGAAGTTTTCTTTGTAAACAGCATTGGCTTACCTTTTAACAGCGGGACCATAATCGCTGGTCTTCTATTAATTGCCTTGTTTTATTATGGCCTTACGCTTTCGCGAAAGCGTAATTATCCTCTTCTCCACACAATGCTGTTATGCACATTGTATGTGTTTATAGGATTTTCGAGCTGGATGATGTTACCCATACGTGCAAATGCAGGAACTACGATAAATGAAAATAACCCCGCTAACGCACGTTCCCTTTTAGCATATTACAACCGTGAGCAGTATCCAGAAACCAAACTGTTTTACGGCCCTCAATTCACCTCTGACTATTCTGGTCTAGATGCTGATGAACCGTACGTAGATAAGCCAAAACTTTACGAGAAAGATGAAGAGCTAGGTAAGTATGTTGTGGTAAATGAATGGCGTAAGGCAAAACAGAATCTTGATAGCGACCATAATGCCTTCTTACCAAGGATGTGGAGTCCTGAGAATAGTGTAAACTATATGCAATACACGGGGCCATTAAAATTCAGAATCAAATATGATCCTGAAATGCCCGAAGAAGAGCGGGCTTATATTCAGGATGTTGTTACGCAATTCAAACTAGACTATGCCGATGGCAAAGTAAGTTATGATGGTTATAATGCCTTTCTAAAAAGTACTGTGGGACGCTATCTAGATGTTGAAAAGCCCTCTTTTGGGGCAAACATGAACTATCTATTTAGTTTCCAATTTTCATATATGTACTGGCGCTATTTTATGTGGAACTTTGTAGGACGTCAGAATGATATACAAGGAAAAGGGGATGATTTTAATGGAAACTGGCTTTCTGGAATCGATTTTATAGACAGTGCCTTTTTAGGCTCTCAAGAAAACTTACCGTCAGATGTACTCGAAAACAAAGCGCGTAATACCTATTATTTCTTACCTCTTTTACTGGGTCTATTAGGATTACTTTTTCACGCGAGTAAAGACTGGAAACGTTTTGTAGTCTTACTAGTGTTTTTCTTGTTTACAGGTCTTGCGCTTAAAGTATATCTTAATGAAAGAGCTTTTGAACCTCGAGAGCGAGACTATGCCCTCGTAGGCTCATTTTATGTTTTTGCTATGTGGATAGGCTTTGGCGTCTATGCTCTTTTTGACATTTTAAAAGATTTTATAAAACCAAAAGTGGCTTTACCCATTACAGCTATAGTATGCTTACTTGCTGCTCCTGTGCTCCTTGCATCTCAAAACTGGGATGATCACGATCGCTCAGGCAGAAAAACAGCACTTGCAATGGCAAAAAAATACCTAGACTCTGTAGATGAAAATGCGATCCTATTTACCATAGGTGATAACGACACCTTTGCCCTGTGGTATGCTCAAGAAATTGAAGGATATCGTACAGATGTACGTGTAGTAAATACGAGTCTTATAAATACAGACTGGTATTACGACCAGATGAAGCGCAAAGCTTACAAAAGTGATCCAGTACCAAGTACTTTAGACCACGATAAATATAGTGCAGATAATAGAGAGGCACTTTTCTACCAGCCCATAGTTACTGATACAGTAATGCCTATAAGCCAGTGGATGAATTGGGTTGCTAGTGATGATCCTAGAACTAAAGTTGAGCTTCAAAATAATCAATTCATAAATACATTCCCTAGCAAGCGAGTACGAATTCCTGTAAGCAAAGAATCTGTGCTTAACAATAGAATTGTACCTGTAGAAGATGGAAATGATATTGTGCCATACATAGATATTGAGCTCAATGGGGACGTTTTATATAAGAATAGACTGTTAATGCTAGATATTATAGCCAGCAATAACTGGGAGAGACCTATTTACTTTACTGGTGGTAGTTTTGGAGATGATGATTATCTATGGATGAAAGATTTCCTACAATTAGATGGCGTAACCTATAAGCTCCTACCAATTAACACCCCTATAGACCCTCGTAATCCTTACGATATGGGTCGCGTTGATGCAGATAAGATGTACGATATTGTCATGAATTGGTCTTGGGGTAATAGTGGTGATCCTTCTATTTATCATGATCGAGAAACGAGAACTAATGCTATTACCTACCGTGGTAATATGGCAAGGCTTGTTGAACAGCTTTTACAAGAAAATAAGCCAGAGAAAGCAAAGAAGGTAATGGACCTAGCTATGGAGAAAATGCCTGTTGATATTTTTGAATTTTACACACTGGTAGAGCCATATATCACTGGTTATTATGAAATAGGTGAAAAACAAAAAGCGAGGGATATCTGGCAACAAATCGCGACCAAATATCAAGAGCAACTCTTTTATTTTAGTACCTTAACCGAGGAGAAACAACTTCAATATTTTGATGAAATTTATACGAATGTAGAGAAATACAGAAGCCTTGTAGACTTGTTAATCATTAACGATGATAGAGAGCTTTTTGAAAAAGAAGCATTAATTTTTGATAATTATATGAAAACCTTCCCCTACTTATTAGGTGATGAAGAACAGAGTGAAGGTTATAGCGAAGATAGTCTAGAGACTGTTCCCAATTCTGGAGGTTTTGATAAACCTATAGACTCTGCAGTGCAGAATGCGCTTGATATTAATAACGAATAG
- a CDS encoding TerC/Alx family metal homeostasis membrane protein, with product MPDYLLPWTVLIGHIVILLLLDFFVLHKKNQVISVKKASYETLFFVANALLFAGFIFWFYKEGLVENPYNYSPSKSVVTYLTGYLVELSLSVDNLFVIAVIFTSFKIPSQYQHKLLFLGILGAIIFRALLIGLGITLINKIPGMHFIFGAILLFTAFKMLKDDQQPIKNEEPKGLSKFFKFSKVIDGDKFVTRVDGKRIFTALFGALVTIEFTDLLFALDSIPAILAITKDPFIIYSSNIFAIMGLRSLYFFLANMLERFKYLKYSVFVILLFVAAKLVVGHYYPFPEWLSLVVIFLSLGTGILISIQKGKAQN from the coding sequence ATGCCTGATTATTTGCTTCCTTGGACAGTTCTTATAGGTCACATTGTTATCTTATTGCTGTTAGACTTTTTTGTGCTTCACAAAAAAAACCAAGTAATAAGTGTAAAAAAAGCCTCTTACGAGACACTCTTTTTTGTAGCTAATGCTTTGCTTTTTGCTGGGTTTATATTTTGGTTTTACAAAGAGGGACTGGTAGAAAATCCTTATAATTATAGTCCTAGTAAATCTGTAGTTACTTACTTAACTGGTTACCTTGTTGAATTATCGCTAAGCGTAGACAACCTATTTGTCATTGCTGTGATTTTTACATCTTTTAAAATACCAAGTCAGTATCAACATAAACTACTATTTCTTGGAATTCTAGGCGCAATCATTTTTAGAGCTTTATTAATAGGTCTTGGCATCACACTTATAAACAAAATTCCTGGGATGCATTTTATCTTTGGAGCCATCTTGTTATTTACAGCTTTCAAAATGTTGAAAGATGACCAACAGCCTATAAAGAATGAAGAACCTAAGGGTCTTTCAAAGTTTTTTAAATTTAGTAAAGTTATTGATGGCGATAAGTTTGTCACACGAGTAGATGGAAAACGTATTTTCACAGCACTTTTTGGTGCGCTCGTCACAATAGAATTTACAGATTTACTTTTTGCACTAGATAGTATTCCAGCAATTTTAGCCATTACTAAAGATCCGTTTATTATATACAGCTCTAATATTTTTGCAATCATGGGACTTAGATCGCTGTATTTCTTTCTTGCTAATATGCTAGAAAGATTTAAGTATTTGAAGTATAGTGTGTTTGTAATTTTACTTTTTGTGGCTGCAAAACTTGTTGTGGGTCATTACTACCCTTTCCCAGAATGGCTATCTTTAGTGGTCATATTCCTATCTTTAGGTACAGGGATTTTAATCTCTATTCAAAAAGGTAAAGCGCAAAACTAG
- a CDS encoding polysaccharide deacetylase family protein — protein sequence MMFSKIARIPSIVKWFYPSWYIWDKKTGKKIIYLTFDDGPVPEVTDFVLDTLSRKRKKPIPATFFCIGDNVRKNPTIFKRILKEGHSIGNHTFNHLKGTKTPLDIYIKNVQLANLEMAKHLDTTPKELSTTLFRPPYGMFKKKQGKALKDLGYKIIMYRVVGYDWHVNVSAEDCYQNIIKNTKDGDIIVLHDSLKAAKNMEYALPKALRYFEKNGFVFEKL from the coding sequence ATGATGTTTTCTAAAATAGCAAGGATACCCTCCATCGTAAAGTGGTTTTATCCTTCTTGGTATATTTGGGACAAGAAAACTGGAAAGAAAATCATATATCTAACTTTTGACGATGGTCCTGTTCCTGAGGTTACAGACTTTGTATTAGATACGCTTTCGCGAAAGCGAAAAAAACCCATACCCGCCACATTTTTTTGCATAGGAGATAATGTGCGTAAGAACCCGACCATTTTTAAGCGTATTCTTAAGGAAGGGCACTCAATAGGTAATCATACTTTTAACCACCTCAAGGGAACAAAGACACCACTGGACATTTATATTAAAAATGTCCAACTTGCTAATCTAGAAATGGCAAAGCATTTAGACACAACGCCAAAAGAACTGAGTACTACTCTTTTTAGACCGCCTTATGGGATGTTTAAGAAAAAACAAGGCAAAGCCCTTAAAGACCTAGGTTATAAAATAATTATGTACCGTGTGGTTGGATATGATTGGCATGTAAACGTGAGCGCAGAAGACTGCTACCAAAATATTATAAAGAACACAAAGGACGGTGACATAATCGTGCTCCACGATAGTCTAAAAGCAGCAAAAAATATGGAATATGCACTCCCTAAGGCACTTCGTTATTTTGAAAAAAATGGATTTGTTTTTGAAAAGCTATAA
- a CDS encoding thioredoxin family protein: MSKFGELIDLNIPVLLDFYTEWSKDSIAMHPVLRDVAAAVGDRGKIIKINVDKNNELADALRIKSLPTLIIYKKGEMIWRQSGEQDATTLIGIMEEYAN, encoded by the coding sequence ATGTCAAAATTTGGAGAACTGATTGATCTTAACATTCCTGTACTCTTAGACTTCTACACAGAATGGAGCAAAGATTCTATAGCCATGCATCCTGTGTTGCGAGACGTTGCTGCAGCTGTAGGAGATCGTGGTAAGATTATTAAGATTAATGTTGATAAAAACAATGAGCTAGCAGATGCTCTGCGCATTAAATCTTTACCTACTTTAATTATCTATAAAAAGGGAGAAATGATCTGGAGACAAAGTGGAGAGCAGGATGCAACCACATTAATTGGGATTATGGAGGAGTACGCAAATTAA
- a CDS encoding metallophosphoesterase — MLRFILFILFIIALDIYAYQAFRFLIKGRWGTVFYFLITLFVIGGLFYQFSTGGRRNMSALTQFFIVSFVILIVCKLFIIATMFGEDVYRFFKAIYNKFITKPEGSIIPSRRKFVSQLALGLAAIPFASILYGVFKGRYNFKVLKYELSYDDLPDAFDGYQITQISDIHSGSFDNSEKVNYAIDLINEQASDVILFTGDMVNNLASEMEPWKDSFARLEAKDGKFSVLGNHDYGDYVNWSSNEEKVANLDKLKQIQQEMDFNLLLNEHRFIEKNGQRISLIGVENWGAGGFKKAGDLNKAIAGLADTDFKILMSHDPSHWEFEVKDHPEHFHLTLSGHTHGMQFGIEIPGWFKWSPVKWRYQYWAGIYEDAKQYINVNRGFGYLAFPGRVGIWPEITVITLRKNTANV, encoded by the coding sequence GTGTTGAGATTTATATTATTCATTCTATTCATAATCGCGTTAGATATCTATGCATATCAGGCGTTCCGTTTTTTAATCAAAGGTCGCTGGGGTACTGTTTTTTATTTTTTAATTACCCTATTTGTTATTGGCGGTCTTTTTTATCAATTTTCAACAGGTGGTCGGCGTAATATGAGCGCGCTCACACAGTTTTTCATCGTCTCTTTTGTCATCTTAATTGTTTGTAAGCTGTTTATTATTGCCACTATGTTTGGAGAAGATGTATATAGATTTTTTAAAGCTATCTATAACAAATTCATAACTAAGCCTGAAGGATCTATAATTCCATCACGGCGAAAATTTGTTTCGCAACTAGCACTCGGGCTGGCTGCCATTCCTTTTGCCTCCATTTTATATGGTGTCTTTAAAGGGCGTTATAACTTTAAGGTCTTGAAATATGAACTTTCCTATGACGATCTTCCAGATGCATTTGATGGCTATCAAATCACTCAAATAAGTGATATACATAGTGGAAGTTTTGACAATTCTGAAAAGGTAAATTATGCGATAGACCTTATTAATGAACAAGCCAGTGATGTTATTCTCTTTACTGGCGATATGGTAAATAATCTTGCAAGCGAGATGGAACCCTGGAAGGATTCTTTTGCTAGGTTAGAAGCAAAAGATGGAAAATTTTCTGTATTAGGAAACCATGACTATGGAGATTATGTAAACTGGTCTTCTAATGAAGAGAAAGTAGCAAATCTCGATAAGCTCAAACAAATTCAACAAGAAATGGATTTCAATCTTCTGCTCAATGAGCATCGCTTTATTGAAAAAAATGGACAGCGTATATCTCTTATTGGGGTAGAAAATTGGGGCGCTGGTGGATTTAAAAAGGCAGGAGACCTTAATAAGGCAATCGCTGGTCTTGCAGATACTGACTTCAAAATTTTGATGAGCCACGACCCTTCTCACTGGGAATTTGAAGTAAAAGACCATCCAGAACACTTTCATTTAACACTAAGCGGTCACACACATGGGATGCAATTTGGTATTGAAATCCCAGGCTGGTTTAAGTGGAGTCCCGTAAAATGGCGTTATCAATACTGGGCAGGAATTTATGAGGATGCTAAGCAGTATATTAATGTAAATAGAGGATTTGGGTACCTTGCCTTTCCAGGTAGAGTAGGTATATGGCCAGAAATCACTGTGATTACGCTTAGGAAGAATACGGCAAATGTATAA